In Hallerella succinigenes, the following are encoded in one genomic region:
- a CDS encoding four helix bundle protein: MYIALKEAGETEYWVELLYEAKYLEAKKFKIIIEPCRVLIRMLSAITKTAKKTSK, from the coding sequence ATGTATATTGCGTTAAAAGAAGCGGGAGAAACCGAGTATTGGGTGGAACTGTTGTACGAGGCAAAATATTTAGAAGCAAAGAAATTCAAAATAATTATTGAGCCATGCCGAGTATTAATTCGGATGCTTAGCGCTATAACCAAAACCGCCAAAAAAACTTCCAAATAA